One part of the Deltaproteobacteria bacterium genome encodes these proteins:
- a CDS encoding NAD-dependent epimerase — MKILVTGSAGFVGSALSLRLLERGDEVVGIDNLGDYYDASLKRARLARHLDHPRYRHVNADLADRAAIEAVFAEHAPRRVVSLAAQAGVRYAMTNPHVYVSSNLTGFLHVLEGCRQHGVEHLVFASTSSVYGANTNLPFSVHRGSEHPLTLYAATKKANEMMAHSYAHLFRFACTGLRFFTVYGPWGRPDMALFLFTKAILAGEPIRVFNHGRHKRDFTYIDDVVEGVIRTLDRVAAPNPDWNGADPDPATSLAPYRIYNIGNQRPVPLLRYIEVLEECLGRKAQMQMLPLQPGDVPDTEADVSDLAADVGYRPVTSVETGVRKFVEWYREYYQV, encoded by the coding sequence ATGAAGATCCTCGTGACCGGCAGCGCCGGGTTCGTCGGCTCGGCGCTGAGCTTGCGGCTCCTGGAGCGCGGCGACGAGGTGGTCGGGATCGACAACCTCGGCGACTACTACGACGCTAGCCTGAAGCGGGCGCGGCTCGCGCGGCACCTCGATCACCCCCGCTACCGACACGTGAACGCGGACCTGGCCGATCGGGCCGCGATCGAGGCGGTCTTCGCCGAGCACGCGCCCCGCCGAGTCGTGAGCCTCGCCGCTCAGGCCGGCGTCCGCTACGCGATGACCAATCCGCACGTGTACGTGTCGAGCAACCTGACGGGCTTCCTGCACGTGCTCGAGGGCTGCCGCCAGCACGGCGTCGAGCATCTGGTCTTCGCGTCGACGAGCTCCGTCTACGGCGCGAACACGAACCTGCCGTTCTCCGTTCACCGCGGCAGCGAGCACCCGCTCACCCTGTACGCGGCGACGAAGAAGGCCAACGAGATGATGGCGCACAGCTACGCGCATCTGTTCCGCTTCGCGTGCACGGGGCTGCGCTTCTTCACGGTGTACGGCCCCTGGGGCCGGCCCGACATGGCGCTCTTCCTGTTCACCAAGGCGATCCTGGCCGGAGAGCCGATCCGCGTGTTCAACCACGGGCGGCACAAGCGCGACTTCACCTACATCGACGACGTCGTCGAGGGAGTGATCCGCACGCTCGACCGGGTCGCGGCGCCGAACCCCGACTGGAACGGAGCCGACCCGGATCCCGCGACCAGCCTGGCTCCGTACCGGATCTACAACATCGGCAATCAACGGCCGGTGCCGCTGCTGCGCTACATCGAAGTTCTCGAGGAGTGTCTGGGCCGCAAGGCGCAGATGCAGATGCTCCCGCTGCAGCCGGGCGACGTTCCCGACACCGAGGCCGACGTGAGCGATCTGGCGGCCGACGTCGGTTACCGCCCCGTGACGAGCGTGGAGACCGGCGTGCGGAAGTTCGTCGAGTGGTACCGCGAGTACTACCAGGTGTAG